The following proteins are encoded in a genomic region of Spirosoma sp. SC4-14:
- a CDS encoding radical SAM protein, translated as MRKHRHPQIKGLVIKVASRCNLNCSYCYVYNQGDTTYQLQPRFMSGETVSLLLKRVGDYCRRHRSRTFRFIFHGGEPLLVPVSFYYEFVGKVTSYLPTYTTVSYFVQTNGVLLTDRWCQVLGELNIQIGISLDGDPQTHNKYRVDHKGQGSYEATIRGLRKAQAHKAVRYEPGILVVIDPGSDPASFLEQMVRLKISSLNLLFPDGTHTNRPPHLPLHSLETPYADWLVQVFDKWLQLPVSERPSIRLFQQLINLILGFTPAATVVGRKPGVFLVIETDGSIEAEDSLKVCQPGITKEGQHLQTHTLESALAAPLVTQCAHSRSALPTKCLPCPIRNVCGGGFVVHRYHPENGFDNPSVYCRDLLRLITHIQTTVLATLPRSLVENYSVRPLPFEQALEILSKSNSES; from the coding sequence ATGAGAAAGCATCGTCATCCGCAGATAAAAGGCCTGGTTATTAAGGTAGCCAGTCGATGCAATTTAAATTGCTCCTACTGTTACGTTTACAATCAGGGTGACACTACCTATCAATTACAGCCGCGCTTCATGTCGGGCGAAACCGTTTCGTTGCTGCTGAAGCGTGTTGGCGATTATTGCCGAAGGCACCGATCAAGAACATTCCGCTTTATTTTCCACGGGGGCGAGCCACTGCTCGTCCCCGTTTCGTTTTATTATGAGTTTGTCGGAAAAGTGACTAGCTACCTGCCCACTTACACAACGGTTAGTTATTTTGTTCAGACGAATGGGGTTTTACTAACCGATCGGTGGTGCCAGGTGCTGGGTGAGCTGAATATCCAGATTGGCATTAGCCTGGATGGAGACCCACAAACCCATAATAAATACCGGGTCGACCACAAAGGGCAAGGTTCTTACGAAGCAACCATTCGGGGGCTACGCAAAGCCCAGGCTCACAAAGCCGTTCGCTATGAGCCTGGTATTTTAGTAGTTATAGATCCAGGCAGTGATCCCGCCAGTTTTTTAGAGCAAATGGTCAGGTTAAAGATTAGCTCGCTGAATCTGCTTTTTCCCGATGGAACGCACACGAACCGGCCTCCTCATTTACCGCTTCATTCATTAGAAACACCTTATGCAGATTGGCTTGTTCAGGTCTTTGATAAATGGTTGCAACTACCGGTATCGGAACGGCCTTCCATTCGTTTATTCCAGCAACTTATCAATCTAATTCTTGGCTTTACGCCAGCCGCTACCGTTGTTGGACGCAAACCGGGTGTTTTTCTGGTTATTGAAACCGACGGTAGCATTGAAGCTGAAGATTCACTGAAAGTCTGCCAGCCCGGCATTACCAAGGAAGGACAGCATCTACAGACGCATACCCTGGAATCGGCTCTGGCAGCCCCCCTCGTTACCCAATGCGCGCACAGCCGGTCAGCCTTACCAACCAAATGCCTGCCTTGCCCCATTCGAAATGTTTGCGGAGGAGGGTTTGTCGTACATCGCTACCATCCCGAGAATGGATTCGACAATCCGTCGGTTTATTGCCGGGACTTGCTCAGGCTTATTACCCATATTCAAACCACAGTGCTGGCTACTTTACCACGCTCGTTAGTAGAAAACTATTCCGTTCGACCGTTGCCGTTCGAACAGGCCCTGGAGATCTTAAGCAAGTCAAACAGCGAGAGTTGA
- a CDS encoding radical SAM protein — protein MNFKRSHYLVITDPISDTIPKRMLLATRTARTLVINESLHTKLQNEDWDEMNDNDFDKLRQIEAIVPANENELQTIIGRNKAAVADGNTLYHVIQPTAMCQLGCGYCGQKHTKDYVGAASSELILERIESKFSLKNYRHVEIAWFGGEPLMAYAQIRELTPKLKALARQYNCTYSAKLVTNGLSLKEPIFLDLVQKYGVNSIEVTLDGTAEYHDARRHTKEGLSTFNLIFQNLVKIYNRSDFKELACPISIRCNVDERNNESVVPLIKLLAKHNLQDKIAYFYVAPIHAWGNDAHKLSLEKQVFAEQEIDWIVEQFKHGFTPSLLPGLNPVVCLSVTPDAEVFDAFGNVFDCTEVPYVESYEGTEYVLGNINNGLNSLSKHRTLLSFNDEIMDGKYPCTSCQMLPVCGGSCPKSWREGMAACPTNKFNIKDKLLMHYAIKKSGKEEFVAMIAD, from the coding sequence ATGAACTTCAAACGATCACACTATTTGGTCATCACCGATCCTATATCGGATACGATTCCTAAACGAATGTTATTAGCAACCCGTACGGCCCGAACCCTCGTAATCAACGAATCGCTCCATACGAAACTACAAAACGAGGATTGGGACGAAATGAATGACAATGACTTTGACAAACTGCGTCAGATCGAAGCTATTGTACCAGCAAATGAAAATGAATTACAAACCATTATTGGCCGGAACAAAGCCGCAGTAGCCGATGGGAATACCTTATATCATGTTATTCAGCCAACGGCAATGTGCCAGTTAGGATGCGGCTACTGCGGCCAAAAACATACTAAAGACTACGTCGGGGCCGCATCGTCAGAGTTGATCCTGGAACGTATCGAGAGCAAATTTTCGCTCAAGAATTACAGGCATGTCGAAATTGCCTGGTTCGGTGGGGAGCCGCTCATGGCCTATGCTCAAATTCGCGAACTGACGCCTAAACTTAAAGCACTAGCCAGGCAATATAATTGCACCTATAGTGCCAAGCTGGTCACCAATGGCTTAAGTTTAAAGGAGCCTATTTTCCTGGATCTGGTCCAGAAATATGGTGTTAATTCAATAGAAGTGACGTTAGACGGTACTGCCGAATACCACGACGCCCGGCGGCATACGAAAGAAGGGCTTTCAACATTCAACCTCATTTTCCAGAATCTGGTAAAGATTTACAATCGTTCTGATTTCAAAGAGTTGGCCTGCCCGATTTCCATACGGTGTAATGTCGACGAACGTAATAATGAGAGTGTTGTTCCGCTCATCAAATTACTAGCCAAGCACAATTTGCAGGACAAAATTGCTTATTTCTACGTAGCGCCGATTCATGCCTGGGGCAACGATGCTCATAAACTTTCGTTGGAAAAACAGGTTTTTGCTGAGCAGGAAATTGACTGGATTGTCGAGCAATTTAAACACGGTTTTACTCCCTCCCTATTACCCGGTCTGAATCCGGTGGTTTGCCTGTCGGTGACGCCCGACGCCGAGGTTTTCGACGCTTTTGGTAACGTGTTTGACTGCACAGAGGTGCCTTATGTGGAAAGTTATGAAGGAACAGAATATGTACTGGGGAATATCAACAACGGCTTAAACTCCTTATCAAAACACCGCACCCTATTGAGTTTCAATGATGAAATAATGGACGGAAAATACCCCTGTACGTCATGCCAGATGCTGCCCGTATGTGGCGGAAGCTGTCCCAAATCGTGGCGGGAAGGTATGGCCGCCTGTCCAACCAATAAATTCAATATCAAAGACAAGTTGCTGATGCATTATGCCATTAAAAAGAGTGGCAAGGAAGAGTTTGTTGCCATGATTGCCGACTAA